One genomic segment of Virgibacillus doumboii includes these proteins:
- the rlmD gene encoding 23S rRNA (uracil(1939)-C(5))-methyltransferase RlmD, whose protein sequence is MAKHNAPVKKNETISLRFEDLTHEGSGVGKVNGYPLFVPNALPEEEGEVKVVKANKNFGFGKLLHLTKESPERVEPVCHDHCNGCGLQHMSYQLQLEMKQNQVQNAMKKVAHLEHVPVHPIIGMDDPLHYRNKVQIPVGEKNGELITGFYQKRSHRIIENTETCSTHNEVINEVVKAVRSIANRLGISAYNEEKHSGVLRHIMVRTGEETKDIMVVLVTRTNELPHKDELVEELTKQFPHVKSVVHNINDKRTNVIMGKKTKVIWGDEYIYDKIGDITFAISAKSFYQVNPPQTKTLYDKALEYAAIDSGDIVIDAYCGIGTISLFLAQKAKKVYGVEIVPEAISDAKMNAKKNGITNAEFYVGEAEKIMPWWKAQGLNPDVIVVDPPRKGCDEELLKAMIAMQPKRIVYVSCNPSTLARDLRILEDGGFATQEVQPVDMFPNTPHIENVCWLERKL, encoded by the coding sequence ATGGCAAAACATAATGCTCCAGTAAAAAAGAATGAGACAATTAGTCTTCGCTTCGAGGACCTTACCCACGAAGGAAGCGGTGTTGGAAAAGTAAACGGCTATCCGTTATTTGTGCCCAACGCACTCCCGGAAGAAGAAGGCGAAGTGAAGGTTGTTAAAGCAAATAAAAATTTCGGCTTCGGAAAGCTGCTGCATCTGACAAAAGAAAGCCCGGAGCGCGTTGAACCAGTTTGTCATGATCATTGCAATGGCTGCGGCCTGCAGCATATGAGTTACCAGCTGCAGCTTGAGATGAAACAAAACCAGGTGCAAAATGCGATGAAGAAAGTTGCTCACCTGGAACATGTACCGGTACACCCGATAATTGGCATGGATGATCCATTGCATTACCGGAATAAGGTGCAAATCCCTGTCGGTGAAAAGAATGGTGAACTGATAACCGGCTTTTATCAAAAACGCAGTCACCGTATCATCGAAAATACAGAAACATGTTCTACACATAATGAAGTGATTAATGAAGTCGTGAAGGCAGTCAGAAGCATTGCAAATCGGCTTGGGATAAGTGCATATAATGAGGAAAAGCACAGTGGAGTTCTCCGCCACATCATGGTACGCACAGGCGAGGAAACGAAGGACATCATGGTTGTGCTCGTAACCCGGACGAACGAATTGCCGCATAAGGATGAACTGGTAGAAGAATTAACGAAACAGTTCCCGCATGTAAAGTCGGTCGTTCATAACATCAACGATAAACGGACAAACGTTATCATGGGCAAAAAAACAAAGGTAATTTGGGGCGATGAATACATTTACGATAAAATTGGAGACATTACATTTGCCATTTCAGCAAAATCGTTTTATCAGGTTAATCCGCCTCAGACAAAAACACTGTATGATAAAGCATTGGAATATGCTGCGATTGACAGTGGCGATATTGTAATCGATGCGTATTGCGGCATTGGGACAATCTCCTTATTTTTGGCACAAAAGGCCAAGAAAGTGTACGGTGTCGAAATAGTCCCTGAAGCAATCAGCGATGCCAAGATGAATGCCAAAAAGAACGGTATCACAAATGCAGAATTTTATGTAGGTGAAGCAGAAAAAATTATGCCCTGGTGGAAAGCACAAGGGTTGAATCCAGATGTAATTGTCGTGGATCCGCCACGGAAAGGCTGTGACGAAGAATTACTCAAGGCCATGATTGCCATGCAACCGAAGCGGATTGTGTACGTTTCCTGCAATCCATCCACATTGGCAAGAGATCTGCGTATTTTGGAGGACGGCGGCTTTGCGACACAGGAAGTACAGCCGGTTGATATGTTTCCTAATACGCCTCATATAGAAAATGTTTGCTGGTTGGAAAGAAAATTGTAA
- a CDS encoding diacylglycerol kinase, with protein MKKARIIYNPTSGREAFKRELANVLERFEIAGYETSAHATTGEGDAIEAAKNAVERRYDIVVAAGGDGTINEVINGLAEQEYRPKLGIIPMGTTNDFARALRIPRDINKAVDVILADQSMLLDIGRVNDHYFMNIAGGGKLTELTYEVPSKLKTMLGQLAYYVKGIEMLPSLKPTRAKIEYDGTIIDEDIMLFLVSNTNSVGGFEKLVPEARLNDGYFDLLILKKMNLAEFVRIATLAQRGAHLEDKRILYAQANHVKVETDEKMQLNIDGEFGGLLPGEFVNLQQHIEFFVPEIFINQ; from the coding sequence ATGAAGAAAGCTCGAATCATTTATAATCCAACTTCCGGGCGCGAAGCCTTTAAAAGAGAATTAGCGAACGTCCTGGAGCGTTTTGAAATAGCCGGATATGAAACTTCGGCACACGCGACAACCGGTGAAGGCGATGCCATTGAAGCAGCAAAAAATGCTGTGGAACGTCGTTATGATATTGTTGTAGCAGCAGGCGGTGATGGCACGATAAATGAAGTCATTAATGGTCTTGCGGAACAGGAATACCGTCCAAAGCTTGGCATTATCCCAATGGGGACGACGAATGATTTTGCGAGAGCTTTGCGTATACCGCGTGATATCAATAAAGCAGTTGATGTTATTTTGGCAGATCAGTCAATGCTTCTGGATATTGGGCGCGTTAATGACCATTATTTCATGAATATTGCCGGCGGGGGAAAACTGACGGAATTGACGTATGAAGTGCCAAGCAAGCTGAAAACCATGCTTGGACAGCTGGCTTATTATGTCAAAGGTATTGAAATGCTTCCATCCCTAAAGCCAACACGTGCCAAAATAGAGTATGACGGAACAATTATTGACGAGGACATTATGCTGTTTCTTGTATCCAATACAAACTCGGTTGGCGGTTTTGAAAAACTGGTTCCCGAGGCACGTTTGAATGACGGTTATTTCGACCTGCTGATCCTGAAAAAAATGAACCTGGCTGAGTTTGTTCGTATAGCCACCCTTGCGCAAAGAGGAGCACACCTTGAGGATAAACGTATCCTTTATGCACAGGCTAACCATGTCAAAGTCGAGACAGATGAAAAAATGCAATTAAATATAGATGGAGAGTTTGGCGGATTGCTGCCGGGAGAGTTCGTCAACCTGCAGCAGCATATTGAATTTTTTGTACCAGAGATATTTATCAACCAGTAG
- the gatB gene encoding Asp-tRNA(Asn)/Glu-tRNA(Gln) amidotransferase subunit GatB, translated as MNFETIIGLEVHVELKTDSKIFSPSSNAFGAEPNANVNPIDLGYPGVLPVLNEEAVNFAMKAAMALNCEVATDTKFDRKNYFYPDNPKAYQISQFDKPIGENGWLEIEVNGKKKRIGITRLHMEEDAGKLNHQDDGYSLVDFNRQGTPLIEIVSEPDMRSPEEANAYLEKLKNIIQYTGVSDCKMEEGSLRCDANLSIRPIGQEAFGTKTELKNLNSFNFVQKGLEFEEKRQEKELLTGGEILQETRRYDEKTKETILMRVKEGSDDYRYFPEPDLVPLYIDEAWKERIREQIPELPDARKKRYIDELGLPEYDAAVLTNSKELSDFFEEAVENGSDIKQASNWLMGDISGYMNKHQKELHELALTPEALAKMIKLIEDGTISSKIAKKVFAELVENGGDPEKIVKEKGLVQISDEGQLTEIITKILDENEQSIVDYKNGKDRAQKYLVGQVMKATKGQANPPMVNKILSAELEKR; from the coding sequence ATGAACTTTGAAACGATTATCGGTCTTGAAGTACACGTTGAGCTTAAAACGGATTCAAAGATTTTCAGCCCGAGCTCAAACGCATTTGGTGCAGAACCAAACGCCAATGTAAATCCAATCGATCTGGGGTATCCCGGTGTACTTCCCGTACTAAATGAGGAAGCAGTTAACTTTGCCATGAAAGCCGCAATGGCTCTGAACTGTGAAGTTGCAACAGATACCAAATTTGACCGGAAGAATTATTTTTACCCGGATAATCCAAAAGCGTATCAGATTTCCCAGTTTGATAAGCCGATTGGTGAAAACGGCTGGCTTGAAATTGAAGTGAACGGGAAAAAGAAGCGGATCGGTATTACCCGTCTTCATATGGAAGAAGATGCCGGCAAACTGAATCACCAGGATGACGGCTATTCCCTGGTTGACTTTAACCGTCAGGGCACACCATTAATTGAAATTGTGTCCGAGCCGGATATGCGCTCACCCGAAGAAGCAAACGCATACCTGGAAAAACTGAAAAACATTATTCAATATACCGGAGTTTCTGACTGTAAAATGGAAGAAGGGTCACTGCGCTGTGATGCCAACCTGTCTATTCGTCCAATCGGTCAGGAAGCGTTCGGAACAAAAACCGAGCTGAAAAACCTGAACTCGTTTAACTTTGTCCAAAAAGGTTTGGAATTTGAAGAAAAGCGTCAGGAAAAAGAGCTCTTAACAGGCGGCGAGATTTTACAGGAAACACGCAGGTACGATGAAAAAACGAAAGAAACGATTCTGATGCGTGTCAAAGAGGGTTCGGATGATTATCGTTATTTTCCTGAGCCAGATTTGGTACCATTGTATATCGATGAAGCATGGAAAGAACGGATTCGCGAGCAAATTCCTGAACTTCCGGATGCCCGTAAAAAGCGCTACATCGATGAATTGGGATTACCGGAATATGATGCAGCCGTTTTAACGAATTCCAAAGAATTGTCCGACTTTTTCGAAGAAGCAGTTGAGAATGGCTCCGACATTAAACAGGCGTCAAACTGGCTGATGGGTGACATTTCGGGCTACATGAATAAACATCAGAAAGAATTACATGAACTGGCCCTGACACCGGAAGCATTGGCTAAAATGATTAAACTGATTGAGGACGGAACCATTTCATCAAAAATTGCCAAGAAAGTTTTCGCAGAACTGGTTGAAAACGGCGGCGATCCGGAGAAAATCGTTAAAGAAAAAGGACTTGTGCAAATTTCCGATGAAGGTCAGCTGACGGAAATTATCACGAAGATTCTTGATGAAAACGAACAATCGATTGTTGACTATAAAAACGGAAAAGACCGTGCCCAGAAGTACCTGGTAGGACAGGTTATGAAGGCTACCAAAGGTCAGGCAAACCCGCCGATGGTTAATAAGATTTTGAGTGCGGAGCTGGAAAAAAGATAA
- the gatA gene encoding Asp-tRNA(Asn)/Glu-tRNA(Gln) amidotransferase subunit GatA: MSLFDHSIKELEKMLHNKEITVEDLVDASYDRINEVDDEVQAFLTLDEETARSNAKQLDAAPDETAKLFGIPSGIKDNIVTKGLRTTCGSQFLKNFDDPLYNATVIDKLNAQKSVTVGKLNMDEFAMGSSNENSSYKPTRNPWNTDHVPGGSSGGSAAAVSAGEVMFALGSDTGGSIRQPAAFCGVVGLKPTYGRVSRFGLVAFASSLDQIGPITRNVEDNARVLEVISGHDKMDSTSADVDIPNFTEALTNDVKGLKIAVPKEYLGEGVAPEVKESVMNALKVYESLGAEWEEVSLPHSKYAVATYYLLASSEASANLARFDGVRYGVRSENADNMVDMFKYSRSEGFGEEVKRRIMLGTFALSSGYYDAYYKKAQKVRTLIKNDFDKIFEDYDVVIGPTTPTPAFKIGEKVDDPLTMYANDILTIPVNLAGVPGISVPCGFSEKGLPIGLQIIGKPFDESTVYRTAHAFEQATEHHTKRPQIGGAK; encoded by the coding sequence ATGTCATTATTTGACCATAGCATAAAAGAACTGGAAAAAATGCTACATAATAAAGAAATTACTGTGGAAGATTTAGTCGATGCTTCCTATGACCGGATCAATGAAGTGGACGACGAGGTACAAGCCTTTTTAACACTGGATGAAGAAACGGCACGCAGCAATGCCAAACAATTGGATGCTGCCCCTGATGAAACTGCTAAGTTATTCGGGATTCCGTCCGGCATTAAAGATAATATCGTAACAAAAGGATTGAGAACAACTTGTGGCAGTCAGTTTTTAAAGAACTTCGACGATCCACTATATAACGCAACCGTTATCGATAAGCTTAATGCCCAGAAGTCCGTTACAGTAGGGAAGCTGAACATGGATGAATTCGCAATGGGATCATCCAACGAAAATTCAAGCTACAAACCGACTCGTAACCCGTGGAATACCGACCATGTGCCAGGTGGTTCCAGCGGTGGTTCTGCAGCAGCTGTATCGGCAGGAGAAGTAATGTTTGCGTTAGGTTCTGATACAGGTGGTTCCATCCGACAGCCGGCAGCGTTTTGCGGTGTTGTTGGACTGAAGCCTACATACGGACGGGTTTCCCGCTTTGGCCTGGTGGCATTTGCATCATCACTTGATCAGATTGGGCCAATCACTCGAAATGTGGAAGATAACGCACGGGTACTCGAAGTTATTTCCGGACACGATAAAATGGATTCAACGAGTGCTGATGTGGACATTCCCAACTTTACTGAAGCATTAACAAATGATGTAAAAGGTCTCAAAATCGCTGTACCAAAAGAATACTTAGGTGAAGGTGTTGCACCAGAGGTAAAAGAATCCGTCATGAACGCCCTGAAAGTTTATGAATCACTTGGCGCAGAGTGGGAAGAAGTATCATTGCCACATTCGAAATATGCTGTGGCGACATACTATCTTCTGGCGTCTTCTGAAGCATCCGCAAACCTTGCGCGCTTTGATGGAGTACGTTACGGCGTCCGTTCGGAAAACGCAGATAATATGGTTGATATGTTTAAATACTCCCGTAGCGAAGGCTTTGGGGAAGAAGTAAAACGCCGTATTATGCTTGGTACCTTTGCATTAAGCTCGGGCTACTATGATGCTTATTACAAAAAAGCACAAAAAGTACGTACACTAATCAAAAATGACTTTGATAAAATTTTTGAAGACTATGATGTAGTCATTGGGCCGACAACGCCAACACCAGCGTTTAAAATTGGCGAAAAAGTGGACGATCCGTTAACGATGTATGCAAATGATATCCTGACGATTCCGGTAAACCTTGCCGGTGTTCCCGGAATTTCAGTGCCATGCGGTTTCTCAGAAAAAGGGTTGCCTATTGGACTGCAAATAATCGGAAAGCCATTTGATGAAAGCACGGTTTACAGAACAGCTCATGCTTTTGAACAAGCAACAGAACATCATACAAAACGACCTCAAATCGGAGGTGCAAAATAA
- the gatC gene encoding Asp-tRNA(Asn)/Glu-tRNA(Gln) amidotransferase subunit GatC, with protein sequence MADISKDQVKHVAHLARLAVTEEEADMFTDQLSSIIEYAEQLNELDTDGVEPTTHVLDLKNVLRKDEPTEWISKEDALKNAPDKQNGYFRVPSILE encoded by the coding sequence ATGGCAGATATTTCAAAGGATCAGGTGAAGCATGTTGCCCATTTGGCAAGACTTGCTGTTACCGAAGAAGAAGCTGATATGTTTACCGATCAACTAAGTTCAATTATAGAATACGCTGAGCAATTAAATGAATTGGATACAGATGGTGTAGAACCGACAACCCATGTTCTGGACTTGAAAAATGTCCTGCGTAAGGACGAGCCGACGGAATGGATTTCAAAAGAGGACGCATTGAAAAACGCTCCGGATAAACAGAATGGGTATTTTCGCGTGCCATCAATTCTGGAGTAG
- the putP gene encoding sodium/proline symporter PutP, with product MGTTTLITFIVYLAGMLGIGLYMYFRTNNLSDYVLGGRSLGPGVAALSAGASDMSGWLLLGLPGAIYASGMSEAWMAIGLSIGAYLNWQFVAKRLRVYTEVSEDSVTVPDFLENRFKDKSHILRVISALVILLFFTFYTSSGMVAGAKLFEASFGLSYQSALWIGTLVVVSYTLLGGFLAVSWTDFIQGILMFLALIVVPIVALNNMGGWDAAVNAVGQINPDHLNMIQGVGIIAIISSVAWGLGYFGQPHIIVRFMALKSAKDVPKARFIGTTWMILGLYGAIFTGFVGLAFISTQDVNVLSEFGISVVTENGIQMLEDPEKIFIAFSQILFNPIVAGILLAAILSAIMSTIDSQLLVSSSAVAEDFYKAIFRREAKDKELVWVGRFATVGIALIAALIATNPDSSVLTLVSYAWAGFGAAFGPTILLALFWKGFTRNGALAGIIVGAVTVIVWGDFLSGGIFDLYEIVPGFLLNLIVAVLVSMAGKPSQEIEAEYDEAVAKLNE from the coding sequence ATGGGTACGACAACGCTTATTACGTTTATTGTTTATTTAGCTGGAATGCTGGGAATCGGCCTTTATATGTATTTTAGAACAAACAACTTGTCTGATTATGTTTTAGGCGGACGTTCATTAGGTCCTGGAGTTGCTGCGTTAAGTGCCGGTGCATCCGATATGAGTGGATGGCTGTTATTGGGACTGCCAGGTGCGATTTATGCCTCAGGGATGTCGGAAGCTTGGATGGCTATCGGGCTTTCGATTGGTGCTTATTTGAACTGGCAATTCGTTGCAAAGCGTTTACGTGTTTATACGGAGGTTTCGGAAGACTCTGTTACAGTCCCGGACTTTTTGGAAAACCGCTTTAAAGACAAGTCCCACATACTTCGTGTTATTTCTGCATTAGTCATTTTACTGTTCTTCACTTTTTATACTTCATCAGGAATGGTAGCGGGCGCGAAACTATTTGAAGCATCATTTGGATTATCATATCAATCAGCACTCTGGATAGGAACGCTGGTTGTTGTTTCGTACACACTATTAGGCGGCTTTCTGGCTGTTTCATGGACTGACTTTATACAAGGTATTTTAATGTTCCTTGCATTAATTGTTGTTCCGATTGTTGCCTTGAATAACATGGGTGGATGGGATGCTGCAGTTAATGCTGTAGGACAAATTAATCCGGACCATCTCAATATGATTCAAGGGGTTGGCATAATAGCCATCATTTCATCAGTTGCCTGGGGTCTTGGATATTTCGGACAGCCGCATATCATTGTCCGTTTTATGGCATTAAAGTCTGCAAAAGATGTTCCAAAAGCACGTTTTATCGGTACAACCTGGATGATTCTTGGGTTATACGGTGCCATATTTACAGGCTTTGTTGGTCTGGCATTTATCAGCACCCAGGATGTCAATGTTTTAAGTGAATTTGGTATATCCGTTGTTACTGAAAATGGAATTCAGATGCTTGAAGATCCGGAAAAAATCTTTATTGCATTTTCACAGATTTTATTCAACCCGATTGTTGCGGGTATCTTATTAGCTGCAATTCTGTCAGCTATTATGAGTACAATTGACTCGCAATTACTCGTTTCTTCATCAGCAGTTGCGGAAGACTTTTACAAAGCAATTTTCCGCCGAGAAGCAAAGGATAAAGAACTTGTATGGGTAGGACGTTTTGCTACAGTTGGTATTGCACTGATTGCAGCTTTAATCGCCACGAATCCGGACAGCTCGGTATTAACGCTTGTAAGTTATGCATGGGCCGGTTTTGGTGCAGCATTCGGTCCTACTATCCTGCTGGCACTATTCTGGAAAGGATTTACCCGAAATGGTGCACTGGCAGGTATCATAGTCGGTGCAGTAACCGTTATCGTCTGGGGTGACTTCCTGTCGGGAGGAATATTCGATCTGTATGAGATTGTTCCTGGTTTCTTACTTAACCTGATTGTTGCCGTATTGGTTAGTATGGCAGGAAAACCATCACAGGAAATTGAAGCTGAATATGATGAAGCCGTAGCAAAACTGAACGAATAA
- a CDS encoding helix-turn-helix domain-containing protein, with amino-acid sequence MEIGPYIKLHRIKQEMTQAELADGIVSYAYLSKIENQKTEASPNVISLLCTRLGIQLDNTTDETIREKCQKWYEMLFEVNEKEMVETYNELNKLMYEHHSDNLIMFEIHKIRYFLVLGEMEEALNQINKLTEMSGTFDSLHQFYWYKFKGNYSSTNAEFNQAMRMYKIAEEKLNQIELSEGKTADLQYTIAVTHSKLHNTLEAIEYAEKAIDTFRKEYNFIRCAQCHIVLGISYRRIRMYDKSIKHHNLAKHLGELSKNKQIIQLTNQNLGYLHSTKGDTKQAIHYYVEVLNDPEVELNARLTAVTSLIKEYYSIYNFDKTKEMVDKGFELLDSINNKELFKIHYYVINSYNYAIKQDNEKFENLVINEFIPYLQKHKNFANLVDYAKMLGKHFEKQHRYKDSVKYYKLANITYEELINL; translated from the coding sequence ATGGAAATTGGGCCCTATATAAAACTGCACCGAATTAAGCAGGAAATGACTCAGGCGGAACTGGCTGATGGAATTGTCTCGTATGCATATCTCTCAAAAATTGAAAATCAAAAAACAGAGGCAAGCCCAAACGTAATAAGCCTGTTATGCACCCGCCTTGGAATTCAACTGGACAACACAACAGATGAGACGATCAGGGAAAAATGCCAGAAGTGGTATGAGATGCTTTTTGAGGTAAATGAGAAAGAAATGGTTGAAACTTATAATGAATTAAATAAACTCATGTATGAGCATCACTCAGATAACCTGATAATGTTTGAGATTCATAAGATTAGATATTTTTTGGTACTGGGTGAAATGGAGGAAGCTTTAAACCAGATTAATAAATTAACTGAAATGTCTGGTACCTTCGACAGTTTGCATCAGTTTTACTGGTATAAGTTTAAGGGGAATTATAGTTCAACTAATGCTGAATTCAATCAGGCCATGCGAATGTACAAGATTGCAGAGGAAAAATTGAACCAGATTGAGTTGTCGGAAGGTAAAACAGCTGATCTACAGTATACAATTGCTGTTACACATAGTAAATTACATAATACCCTTGAGGCAATTGAATATGCTGAAAAAGCCATTGATACTTTTCGTAAAGAATATAATTTTATACGGTGTGCCCAGTGTCATATAGTATTGGGGATTTCATACCGAAGAATTAGAATGTATGATAAATCAATAAAGCATCATAATTTAGCGAAACATTTAGGTGAATTAAGCAAAAATAAGCAGATTATTCAGCTGACAAACCAGAATCTTGGATATTTACACTCTACAAAAGGTGATACAAAACAGGCAATTCACTACTATGTCGAGGTATTAAACGATCCAGAAGTTGAACTAAACGCTAGATTAACCGCTGTAACATCTTTAATCAAGGAATATTACTCTATATATAACTTTGATAAAACAAAAGAAATGGTTGATAAAGGGTTTGAATTATTGGATAGCATTAATAATAAAGAATTATTTAAAATTCATTACTATGTTATCAATTCATACAATTATGCTATAAAACAAGATAATGAGAAGTTCGAGAATTTGGTAATTAATGAATTTATTCCGTATTTACAAAAGCATAAAAATTTTGCTAACTTAGTCGATTATGCAAAGATGCTTGGTAAGCATTTTGAAAAGCAACATAGGTATAAAGATTCTGTTAAATATTATAAATTAGCAAATATCACCTATGAGGAATTGATAAATCTGTAA
- the pruA gene encoding L-glutamate gamma-semialdehyde dehydrogenase, which translates to MVVPYKHEPFTDFTVEENKKDMLEALKKVEADLGKEYPLIIGGERITTDDKIVSVNPANKKEVVGYVSKANQQLAEQAMKVADKTFETWRKSDPKFRADVLFRAAAIVRRRKHEFTAHLVKEGGKPWKEADADTAEAIDFMEYYGRQMLELKNGAHVNSRPIEHNQFNYIPLGVGVVISPWNFLFAIMAGTTVAAMVSGNTVLLKPASATPVIAYKLMEVLEEAGMPKGVINYIPGPGSEVGDYLVDHPRTRFVSFTGSRDVGTRIFERAAKVQPGQKWLKRTIIEMGGKDTIVVDKEADLELAAQSIVQSAFGFSGQKCSACSRAVIHQDVYNEVKDRVAEITKDVTAGNPHDNSHFMGPVIDQAAYDKIMSYVEIGKKEGELLVGGDGDDSKGWFVNPTVFADVDPEARIMQEEIFGPVVALTKAKDFDNAIEIANNTEYGLTGAVITNNRVHQEKAREDFHVGNLYFNRGCTAAIVGYQPFGGFNMSGTDSKAGGPDYLIHHMQGKTTSEML; encoded by the coding sequence ATGGTAGTACCATACAAGCATGAACCTTTTACAGATTTCACAGTTGAAGAAAACAAGAAAGATATGCTCGAAGCACTTAAAAAGGTGGAAGCTGACCTAGGTAAAGAATATCCGTTGATCATTGGGGGAGAACGCATCACTACTGATGATAAAATCGTATCCGTAAATCCCGCGAACAAAAAAGAGGTTGTCGGCTATGTTTCCAAAGCCAATCAGCAACTGGCTGAACAGGCAATGAAAGTTGCCGATAAAACATTTGAAACGTGGAGAAAGTCTGATCCCAAGTTTCGTGCAGATGTCCTATTCCGTGCAGCAGCAATTGTGAGACGTCGTAAGCACGAATTCACGGCCCATTTAGTTAAGGAAGGCGGTAAACCATGGAAAGAAGCAGATGCTGATACAGCTGAAGCTATTGACTTCATGGAATATTATGGCCGTCAAATGCTCGAATTGAAAAATGGTGCACACGTGAACAGCCGTCCAATTGAGCACAATCAATTCAACTATATCCCATTAGGTGTTGGTGTGGTTATTTCACCATGGAACTTCCTGTTCGCGATTATGGCAGGTACCACAGTGGCTGCAATGGTTTCAGGGAACACGGTACTGTTGAAACCAGCCAGTGCAACCCCTGTTATTGCATATAAATTAATGGAAGTACTTGAAGAGGCAGGCATGCCAAAAGGTGTAATCAACTACATTCCTGGACCGGGCAGTGAGGTTGGTGACTATTTAGTCGACCATCCACGCACACGTTTTGTAAGCTTCACAGGGTCCCGTGATGTGGGTACACGTATTTTCGAACGTGCAGCAAAAGTACAGCCAGGTCAAAAGTGGCTGAAACGCACAATTATTGAAATGGGTGGAAAAGACACCATCGTTGTAGATAAAGAAGCAGACCTTGAACTGGCAGCACAATCAATCGTGCAATCTGCATTCGGCTTCTCCGGCCAGAAATGTTCAGCCTGTTCACGAGCGGTAATACATCAGGACGTTTATAACGAAGTGAAAGATCGTGTGGCAGAAATTACAAAAGATGTCACAGCAGGTAACCCGCACGACAATTCACACTTTATGGGACCTGTTATTGATCAGGCTGCATATGATAAAATCATGAGCTACGTTGAAATTGGTAAAAAAGAAGGTGAACTTCTTGTCGGCGGTGACGGAGATGACAGCAAAGGCTGGTTTGTAAACCCAACCGTATTTGCTGACGTTGATCCGGAAGCACGCATCATGCAGGAAGAAATCTTCGGTCCGGTCGTAGCACTAACGAAAGCAAAAGACTTTGATAACGCAATCGAAATTGCCAACAATACAGAATACGGCCTGACTGGCGCGGTAATCACGAACAATCGTGTTCATCAGGAAAAAGCACGCGAAGATTTCCATGTCGGAAACCTTTACTTCAACCGCGGCTGCACCGCCGCAATCGTTGGATACCAGCCATTCGGCGGCTTCAACATGTCAGGCACAGACTCAAAAGCCGGTGGTCCGGATTACCTAATCCATCACATGCAAGGAAAAACAACATCAGAAATGCTGTAA